From the Deltaproteobacteria bacterium CG2_30_66_27 genome, the window TCGAGCCCACGGTGGAACGCTGCGCACTGCGGATGCCCTCCGTCTTGGCGTACACCCGCGGACTCTCTACGCCATGCGGGATTCGGGCATCCTCGAGCAAATCAGCCGTGGTCTTTTTCGCCTTGCCGAATTGCCTCCCCTCGGGAATCCCGATCTCGTCACGGTCGCTCTCAGGATCCGAAACGGCGTGATCTGCCTCATCTCGGCGCTGGCGTTCCATGAACTGACGACGCAGGTGCCCCATGAGGTTTACGTGGCGGTCAAGCAAGGTTCGGAACCGTCCCGTCTCGCATATCCTCCGGTCCGCCTCTTCTGGTTCTCGGGCGATGCTTTTACCGAAGGAGTACAGATCCACAAGGTGGGTGGAGTCCCCCTTCGCATCTACGGCCCGGAAAAAACCGTCGCCGACTGCTTCAAGCACCGCAACAAGATCGGGCTCGATGTCGCCATGGAAGCTCTCAAGACATATCGGCGACGAAAATCGTTCAACGTAGACAAACTCCTTCAATGTGCTCGTGTTTGCAGGGTGGAAAACATCATGCGCCCGTACCTGGAAGCCCTCCTGTGACCCGGCGACCTGTGGTGGACACGGCGGCATCCGTTCGCCAACGCCTTCTTAACATCGCTCGAGATAACAGCCGGCCGTTCAACGAGGTCCTCCAGTATTTCGCCATGGAACGATTTCTGTACCGTCTCGGCAAATCGGACCATGGCCGGAAATTCATCCTCAAGGGCGCCTTGATGCTCGTCGCGTGGGAAGCGCCGCTTGCCCGGTCCACGAAGGACATCGACCTGCTCGGGCGCATGAATAACACCATCGAGGAAGTTGTCGATGCGATCAAGGCGGCCTGCTCCCTGGAAGTGATCCCGGACGGTCTGCTCTTCGACGTAAAATCCGTGGGGGGGCAGCGGATCTCGGAGGAAGCCGACTACGAAGGTGTGCGCGTCCGCTTCCGTGGAAACCTTGGGAATGCCCGGATCACCATGCAGGTCGACGTCGGCTTCGGGGATGTCGTCGTCCCCGGACCAGCCGAGGTCGATTACCCGACCCTCCTCGACTTGCCCGCTCCCCGCCTCCTGGGTTACAGCCGGGAGAGCGCGATCGCGGAGAAATTCGAGGCGATGGTCAAGCTCGGGACCCTGAACAGCCGCATGAAGGATTTCTTCGACATCTGGCTGCTCTCCCGGCAGTTCGAATTCAATGGCCGGACCTTGTCGGACGCGATTCGGGAAACCTTCTCCCATCGGGAAACGGAAGTTTCCGTGTCGCCTGTTGCGTTGACCAAAGCATTTGCCGATGATCCCGCGAAGATTTTGCAATGGCGGGCATTCGTCAGGAAAACCCGTATCCCTGCGATCCCGGAATCTCTCGGGGATGTCGTCGCGCAGATCACACTGTTTCTTGGCCCGGTGGCGGACGCTTTATCCCGGAAAAATCCGTTTCTCGGAAATTGGCACCCACCGGGCCCCTGGGTCGACCCGGGGCAAACTGGCGGGAGGTGAGCCTTCTCGACGACCCGATATCCCGGCACCTACGCTCGCCGGCGGCTCCGGGACAATAGGGACAACCGGCGGTTGATCCTTTTCAGGTCGAACCGCTCGGGGTCGAACGAGGGCCCCCTCCACTCCACCATCTGCTGGTGGTCCGGATGGGAAGGGTCCTTCAAGGCTTCCAGATACTCCATGTACCCGGAGGGACTTCCGACATCCTCCGGCGGGCAGGACCTCTCCCCTTCCAAGCACCTGGCGGCCGTCACCTCGACGCCGGTCACGATCCGCTCGACAACGACGTCATGCTCCCAGTTGTCGCCGAAGTCGTACTGGTACTCGAACATCTCCCCCTCGTCGCGGAGAAATTCCCGCAGGCGCCTGCCCCGTTCGTTCCGCATCTCCGAGGGGTACTCGGGATCGGGAATCCCGTACTCCTTCTTTCCGAACCGGAAGAGGTGGAGGTGGTAGTTTTCCCACCCCATGACCTCCTGGATCACGCGATGGAGGCCGGGGAGGGTGATCGATCCGGGGACCAGGAAGCGCCGCCAGACCGGCGGCAGGACCTCCATCAATTCGATCCGGAGCTGGAATCCCATCGGCGCCTCAACGCTCCCCCTCACGATGCCCTCCTCTTGTTTCTATTCGGCCAACAATCCGGTTCTTATATCGTAGCCGGCGATCATTGACGCGACCTCAACCGCTTCGCCATCGTTGACAACCCGCACCTCCGGGATGAAAACGGCACCAGGGCCGAGACGTCCCGAGTCGAATCCGCATACAGTCCGTTGATATCCGGCAGCACTCCTTCGCGGCGCAACTCCTCACCCGGGCGGGTCATGGTCCCGCGCGGCCAATCGCTACCGTCTCATTGGGTGAGCGGCATGCCGACATCCAGCAGGATCCGGTCACCGCTGGCGGACCGCAGTTCGACGCACGAGCCGCCGATCTGCTTCGATCCGCGATGAATGGTGAGGATCATGTGGTCTCGGCGATATAAAGTCCCCGTGCCTTCATCCCTCGAAAATCATACCTACGCCTACCCTTCCCAGGCGCTGGGTCCAAGATGTAGGGTCGGACACCGTTGGGAACAAATACGACCCAGTGCCAGCCGCTATCTTGCCTCCTGTTGATAGGGACGATCGCCACGCTCGCTATCGACCGCCAATTGCGAAACATCCTCTTCTCAGTGGCGACCCTTAACTTCCGAAGGGCACGGCGCAGTTGGAAATGGCGGGTGTGCGGTTTCCTGTCGGTTGGAAGAAACACACGTTCCAGGAAAAACTTCTTTGCTTGCAGATACGTCTTCCCCGTAACCCGGAACGTGTCAAGGACTTTGAGACACTCCCGGTCATAATTTATCCCCAGGAGTTGCTGTCCGGCGCAATGGTCTGCGGCACTTGCGGCGCCACGATCGTCAAGGTTTCCGGAAAAGGCGGTGGGTATTACGGGTGCCACAGGGCCGCCAAACACGGATGCGACAACCGGATCATCGTCAGGAAGTCCGTGGTCGAGAAGGTTATCCTCGGCGAGCTCTCAAACAGGCTCTCGAACACGGAAAGCCTCGCCTACGTGTTCCGACGAGTGGAGAAGATGGTAGCGAAGGAGTTCGCCGAATCGCCGGGGGCTGCCAAGCGAAAGGAAGATGAATACAAGAAGCAAAGACAGATGCTCGACAACCTCGTCGGATATATCGCCCAAGGTCGCCAGTCGAAGGCGGTGGAGACCGCCCTTGAGGAATGCGAGAAGAAGGTGGAGCAGCTCGGAGCCGATCTGGAATTCCTGGGAAAATGCCACACGCGGCTCTTCAAGGCTCCTCCGAAGGAGTGGGTCGAAGAGCGGGTTTCCCGGATCAAGGAGGTGTTGGAGTTGAAGACGGAACGTTCGGCCCTGCTCCTGAGGAAGCTGTTCGGGAAGATCGTGGCCGAGCCGGTGGAGACGGAGGATGGACTCCGCTACCTGCGGGCGAAGACGAAACTTCAGTGCATTGCACTTCTGGAAAAAGAACCGGCGCTCAAGCTCCCCCTGGATTTAGCCGGAGGCGTGGGCGTCGGTTCGACCACTTTCAGATGGCGCGCCCTAGAGGATTCGAACCTCTGGCCACTTGATTCGTAGTCAAGTGCTCTATCCAGCTGAGCTAAGGGCGCGTCCGTGAGGAAAGTCATCATACTGCAAGGGAAATCCGGCGTCAACAGACTCCCCAGGAAACCCCTGAGGAATCCCGAAAATGGTGCTTATTTTCGCAGGGTTTGACGACCCGCTCCTGCAGGATTTCGTCGAGTACGCTGTCATGAAAGGCCATTCGGAGCTGAGGGGGGAACGGCGTGATAGGTGGGGAGTTTGCGGCGAATGACGCGCACCGCATGCAGGAAAGAGAGGCGGTCCGGATCTTCGCCCCCCTTGAGGTCGGCTTCGTGCATGAGCCCGCGTCACGCGCCGTTCGCCTTTCCCTCGACGCCGAGGACGCGGAGGAGGCGGGACAGATAGGTCGGCGACAGCCCGAGGATCTCCGCCGCCCGGGACTTGCTCCCCCCCGACTTGGCGATCGCCCGCCGGATCACCGCCCGCTTGTGCTCCCGCACGGATTCGTGGAACCGCTCCCCCTCGACGTCGGCCGGGAGGATCCCGCCGTCCGGCTCGGCCAGGCCGAGGCACAGGTCGGCGGGGGTGAGAATATCGTCTTCCGAGAGCGCCACGGCGCGCGCGACGGCGTTCTCCAGCTCGCGGATATTTCCGGGCCACGCGTACCGGTCCATCGCTTCCGCCGTCCCCGGAGAGAATGTCTTCGCGCCGGCGCCCAGCTCCCGGCACGTCCGCACAAGGAAGAACTCCGCCAGCGGCACGAGATCCTCGCGCCGATCCCGCAGGGGGGGAAGGTGGATCGGGATCCCGCTCACCCGGTAGTAGAGGTCCTCGCGGAAGCGCCCCAGCGAAGTCTCCCGCTTCAGGTCGCGGTTCGACGCGCAGATCAGGCGCACGTCGGCGGTCAGGGTCTTCACGCCCCCCACCCGCTCGAACTCCCCGTCCTCGAGGACCCGGAGCAGCTTCGCCTGCACGGGGAGCGGCACTTCACCCACCTCGTCCAGGAAGAAGGTACCTCCGTCGGCGAGTTCGAACCGGCCGGGCTTCGATTGGACCGCCCCGGTGAACGCCCCCTTCTCGTAGCCGAACATCTCGGCCTCCCATAGCGTGGAGGGAATCGCGGCCCCGTTGATCTTGAGGAACGGCCCGTCGCGCCGATCGCTGATCCGGTGGATCGCCCGCGCCACGAGCTCCTTCCCCGTGCCCGTCTCCCCCGTGATCAGGACGGAGAAGGGGGACGAGGCCGCCTTTTCGATCACCTTGCGCACCTCGATCCAGGCGGGGGAGCCGCCGACCATCCCGAACCACTCCTCCGCCGAAGCGCTCGCCCCCTCCCGGTCGACGACCTCGGACGTCGCCACCGCGTTGCCGACGACGCGGAGCAGCTCCGCCTCGTCGAACGGCTTGGAGATGTAGTCGAAGGCGCCGGCCTTCATCGCCTCGACCGCGTCCTCGATCTTCCCGAAGGCGGTGACGAGGATCACCGGAAGCTCCGGGTGCCGCTCGCGGCAGCGGCGGAAGAGGGCGAGCCCGTCCATCTTCGGCATCCGGATATCGGTGATCAAGGCGTCGGCCCGCTGCGTATCGAGCCACTCCGCCGCCGCCGCGCCGTCGGGCGTCGCCGACACCTCGTACCCCTCCCGTGTCAGCGTCGCCTGCAAGACGCGACGCAGGTTCCGATCGTCTTCCGCCAGAAGAATCGTTCCTTTCATGCTTTCATGCCTCCGGAAGCTTCACGGTAAACCGGCTCCCCCGGCCGGAGGTCGTCTC encodes:
- a CDS encoding transcriptional regulator; translation: RAHGGTLRTADALRLGVHPRTLYAMRDSGILEQISRGLFRLAELPPLGNPDLVTVALRIRNGVICLISALAFHELTTQVPHEVYVAVKQGSEPSRLAYPPVRLFWFSGDAFTEGVQIHKVGGVPLRIYGPEKTVADCFKHRNKIGLDVAMEALKTYRRRKSFNVDKLLQCARVCRVENIMRPYLEALL